The Thermoanaerobacterium thermosaccharolyticum DSM 571 region ATGATCCTGTTTTAGATGAAAGCGGGGAAATCTTATATATCAGGGATGATTTAACAGGTGCATTTTGGACGATTACAGCTAAACCCATAAGAGATGGTGGACAGTATATTGCAGAGCATGGATTTGGACATTCATTATTCAAACATGTTTGCTCAGGAATAAGCCATGAAATGTTAGAGTTTGTACCAATGAATGATACCGTGAAAATATCGCTTGTAAAACTTAAAAATATTAGCGGCGAAAAAAGGATGTTAAGTCTATACTATTATGTAAAACCTGTATTGGGTGTCTTTGAAAATTTAACGTCCCCTTATATAGTGACGGAAATGAACAAAGATATGAATGCGCTGCTTATGAGAAACGTATTTAATGAGGATTTTCTTGGCAGAATATCTTTTGTAAGTGCGTCTCATAAAATACAGTCATATACAGGAAATCTGTCGGAATTTCTGGGACCTGATTTTGACACCAAGCGACCCGAATCATTAAAAAGAGAATCTCTATCGAATAATGTTGGAGTTGGGTTTAGTCCATGTGCTGCAGTACAAATTAATGTCGATTTAGAAGAAAATGAGGAAAAAGAGCTGGTGTTTTTGCTGGGAACAGGCATGTCGACAGATGATGTCAATCGCATAATAAATTATTACAAAAATCTGGATAATGTGAAAGAAGCTTTGAGTTATGTGGATACGTTTTGGAACAATTTTGTTGGAACAATACAGGTAAACACGCCTGATAAGTCTATGGACTTACTATTAAACGGATGGCTCCTTTATCAGACCATATCCTGCAGAATATGGGCAAGATCTGCATTTTATCAGTCAGGAGGTGCATATGGTTTTAGAGATCAGCTGCAGGATACTATGAATGTGGTATATGTGGCACCGGAACTTACGAGGGCTCAAATATTAAATGCCTGTGCACATCAATTCAAAGAAGGAGATGTTCTCCACTGGTGGCATCCGGGGACAGATAGAGGCATAAGGACAAAATATTCAGACGATCTTCTCTGGTTGCCATATGCTGTAGCGGATTACGTAAGCGTGACAGGTGACACGGAAATACTAAATGTTAAAATGCCTTTTTTGGACGAAGAACCACTAAAGGATGAAGAAGACGAAAGGTATGGCAAACCAGTAGTATCAGATGAAGTTGCGACAGTTTATGAGCATTGCATAAGAGCCATAGAACATTCATTGAAATTTGGTCAGCATGGAATACCACTGATGGGTTCTGGCGACTGGAATGATGGAATGAACATGGTGGGCAACAAAGGAAAAGGCGAGAGCATATGGCTTGGGTGGTTTATGTATGTTACACTTAAAAAGTTTATACAAGTTTGTATTGAAAATAACGACTACGAGAGGGTTGAAAAATACAAAAAGGTTGCCGATGATATTATCGAATCAATTGAAAAACATGGATGGGACGGAAGCTGGTATAGAAGGGCATACTTTGACAGCGGAATTCCGCTTGGTTCTAGTCAAAACAATGAATGCAAAATAGATTCAATAGCACAATCTTGGGCAGCAATATCTGGTGCAGCCAAATGGGAGAGGGTAAAAGAAGCGCTTGATGCATTGGAAAATTACTTGATCGACTATGACAATGCTATCATAAAGCTTTTGTCCCCACCTTTTGACAAAGGTGATCTAAACCCCGGCTACATTAAAGGATATGTACCTGGTGTTAGAGAAAATGGCGGTCAGTATACACATGCAGCAATATGGGCTATAATGGCATATGCTGTAGTTGGCGATGGGGATAAAGCGTATAGGCTTTATTCCATGATAAATCCAATAAATCATTCCAGGACGCCTATTGAAAACTCCAAGTATAAAGTTGAGCCTTATGTCATGGCTGCCGACGTCTACGCAGTAGAGCCAAATACAGGCAGAGGCGGCTGGACATGGTACACTGGTTCTTCTGGATGGATGTACAGAGTAGCAATTGAACACATATTAGGATTTAAGAAAGAAAAAAATATGCTTATTATAGATCCATGCGTGCCAAAGGATTGGACGAAGTACAAAATAGAATATATATACAAAAATAATACTAAATATATCATCCAGGTAGAAAACCCTGAAAGGATAAACAGAGGTGTACAGGAAGTCAATGTGGATGGAAAGATAGTGGATGGCAATAAAATTGCTCTCAAGGATGACGGACAGATACATCAAGTATCTGTGATGATGGGAACGAAAATATCAGTTAAAGCGTAAACAAAATTAGCAGATGAATAAGCTACATCTGCTAATCTTTTATTTAAAGTGGAGAATGGCATTGACTTTATGTGATATCTGTTATATTATATATATTACAAATATCACATAGGAGGTGAAGTTTAATATTGCTATTAAGAATAGAATTTGAGTCAGATATACCTATATATATGCAAATAAAAAATCAGATAATAGAAGGGATAGCGTTGGGGATGCTTAAAGAAGGTGATGAATTGCCTTCTATACGACAGTTGGCAAGTGATTTTGGAATAAATCTTCATACGGTAAAAAAAGCCTATGACATTTTGAAAGATGAAGGATTTTTAAATGTTCACAGGAGGAAAGGGTACGTTGTAACTAAAAATGCTACTGCCGATGATAATTTTATTGAAAGCTTAAAGAAAGAGATTCACCCTATACTGGCAAATGCATACTGCAGAGGCATGACGCAGGATGAGATATTAAGAATATGTAAAGAAATTTTAGAGCAGTTTAAAAATAAAGTATAGGAGGTTTGCTGAAATGAATACTCTATATTATATTAATCTTCTAATACCATATGTCATATTAATTGTAATAGGATCTATTACACCGTTTATTACGCGAAGAACTATTATATTTGGCGTTTACGTGCCTAAAGAATTCTCATCTGATAGAGAGATACAAAAAATAAAAAGAGCGTATTTAGTTAATTTTCTAGTTACAAGTATAGTTTTTTTAGCATTTATATTGTCCAAAATCAACAATATAAATATTGCAATTGGAGGAATTTTTATTGAAATAATACTGATGCTTATGATGTATATGAGGGCACATTTGCAGGTAGCTGCTTTAAAGTCTGAAAAAGAGTGGAGTAAAGGGAAAAAAGAAATTGCGGTTGTAGACATGGATTTTAGGAAAGAAAAGGTAGTTGTATCGCCTTTATGGTTTTTATTGCCGATAGCAATAATTATTTTAACTGTAGCTGTAGGAGTTTACAGATATCCCAACATGTCATCTAGGATACCTATTCACTTTGATTTACAAGGAATACCGGATTCGTATGCATCAAAAACAATTGCTTCAGTTTTTTCACTCAGTATTGTACAGGTGATTATGACGATTTTGATGTTTGTTTCATATAAAATGATAGAATTAGCAAAACAACAGATAGATCCATCAAATCCAGAAATATCGAAAGAAAAAAATCTTAAGTTTAGAAGAATATGGTCTGGTTTTGTTGTGTTTATTTCTATCTTAATAAATGTCATTTTAATGGGCACAGCATTTATTGTTTATGGAGCAATAAAAGACTGGCAAAGCAAAATAGCTATTTTTTCTATATTGCCGGGGCTAATTATAGCAATTGCTGCAATAGTTGTATCTGTAATGACTGGTCAAGGAGGTGAAAGGATCAAGATAGATAGAGAAAATAATAAGCCGAGTTCGGTCGATAGAGATGATGACAGGTATTGGAAAGGAGGCTTGATTTATTATAATCCGGACGATCCGGCATTATTTGTTGAGAAGAGGTTTGGCGTAGGCTGGACTGTCAATTTTGCAAGGCCGTCTATATGGGTCGGTATAATAGTTTTGATATTGATAATCATGTCAATAAGTATGATAAACGTAAATGTGATGAAATAAAATTGTGAGGGAGAAATTTATTATGGTTAATGGTTTAAAAATAGCTTTTATTATTATTTCAATAATCTTCTCGATCTTGATTCCTGTCTTTGCTGTTGCTTACTCATATAAAAGGTTTAAAATTTCATTTAAGGCTTTGTTTACAGGTGCTTTGATTTTTATTGTATTTGCTTTGATTTTAGAATCAACACTTCACTCTTTTATATTCAAATATACTGCCATAATACATCATCCTTATGCGTATGCATTTTATGGTGCATGTGCTGCTGCTATATTTGAGGAATTTGGAAGGTTAATAGGTTTTAAGACTATACTTAAGAAGTATCGAAATTGGAAAGACGGTTTAAGTTATGGCTTAGGACATGGCGGAACAGAGGCTATCATTATCGGTGGAATCAGCAATATCAATAATTTAATATATTCATTCATGATAAATTCTGGTTCACTTGAAGCCCTAAAAGCAAAATTACCGTTTGGAACAGTTGATCAAATAAAGAATGCAATAATTAATACACCTTCATACATGTTTTTAATCAGCGGTTTTGAAAGATTGTTTGCTTTTACACTGCAAATAGCACTCTCGATTTTAGTTCTTTATAGCGTAAAAAGTGGCAGATATAAGTATTTTATATATGCACTGTTACTGCATTTCATAACGGATATATTTGCTGCATTATATCAAGCAAAAGTTCTTAAAAGTATTTTTGTTGTAGAGATTATTGTCTTTGTGATAGCTGTATTTTCATTTGTGTTTATTGTCAAATCAAAAAAGATTGTAGAGAAAATTTCGTAGAAAAATTAATACTTTATTTACAATTTGTTCCATATGAAACAATTTATTAAAATAGCTTTTCAATAAAAATTAATACAAAATTTATATTTTAGTGCTTGAAATTGAAAATTAAATGGTTAATATTAGAATTAGAGATAATATCAAGAAAGGAGATGCATAAATATGGATGCATCGGTAATTTCAATCCTAAGTACGGTTTTTATAGTTGTATTTGCCATTGAGGCTATATGGTGGATTGTGTGGATGGCAATATCTGTAACCAGAAAGATTTTCGCTAACTTCTATTTCATGCTTGTAACATTTATAATTTGGGGTGTTATAGGGATAGTAACAATCATAAGAATGAATCCTAATAATGCAATAATTGATGTCATATTGGCTATCGTACCATTCATTATACTTCCAGGTATGGTAAAGATTATCACAGAATATCAAAGAGGTGTTTTATTTCGTTTTGGTAAATTATCTGGCTTGCTGGGACCCGGTTTTAACGTGATATTTCCATTTGGTATAGATAAGGTAATAAAAGTTGATTTAAGGACATTTACAATCGATGTTGCAAAGCAAGAAGTCATTACAAAGGATAATGTTCCTGTAAATGTTGATGCTGTCGTGTACTTTAATGTTTTAGATCCTATCCTTGCCATAACAAAGGTTGCGAATTATACACAAAGTACGACGCTTCTAGGTCAAACTATATTGAGATCAATTCTTGGTCAACATGAACTTGATGAAATGTTGGCAAAGCGAGCTGAACTGAATGAAAAGCTCAGAGAATTGCTGGATGAAGCGACGGACCCTTGGGGTATCAAGGTTACAGCAGTTGAGATAAAGAGCATTGAGCTTCCAGATACGATGAAAAGGGCAATGGCAAAACAGGCAGAAGCAGAGAGAGAAAGGCGAGCAAAAGTCATATTTGCAGATGGCGAATTTCAAGCATCGCAAAAACTTAAAGAAGCGGCTGCTGTCATATCGGCAGAACCTGCTGCACTGCAGTTAAGGTACCTTCAGACACTCCCTGAAATAGCAGCAGAAAAGAATTCTACGATTCTGTTTCCAATACCTATAGAGCTTTTTAATATTTTTACTAAACTGACAGAAAGCAAAAAAGACGAATAAAATAGATAAAACTTTATGGGATCTTAATTAAAAGGTCCCGTTTTTGTTTTACATAATTTAGCATATAATAAATGAGAATATAAATTGAAAATGAAGGGATTTTTATGATATTAACTATTATGACTTATAATATTCACGGTGGAAAAGATATCGATGACAATTTGACCATATACGGCATTTCAAACTTTATAAAACAATCAAAAGCCGATGTAATAGGTTTGCAAGAAGTCGACACATATTTGGGGCGCTCATATTTTTTAAACGAAATAAAATATTTAGCTAAAAGGCTTAAGATGTATTACGCATTTGGACCAAATATAAAAATTGGCTTAGGTTCATTTGGCAATGGAATATTGTCGCGATATCCCATTGTAAAGAAAAATAATTATCACCTGACTTCTACTGGCGAAAGAAGAGGTGTATTGTCAGTACTGATAGAATTAGATAGTTATAGAAAAATATGGTTTCTAACAACTCATTTGGGGCTTAATAGCAAAGAAAGAGTAATTCAATCACAGGAGATATTAAAGATTATTAAAAGATTAGATTATCCTGTGATTTTAACAGGTGACTTTAATGAAACACCTGAGAATGAAGCATATTCAATAATTAATCATGTACTTGTTGATGGAGCATTTAGTGCTAATTCTGATTATTATTCATATTTAGATGGTGATGAGCCTGTTAGAATAGACTATATAATGCATTCTAAGGATATAAGCGTTGAATCTATAAAGGCAGTTGATTGCAATCTATCAGATCATTTTCCTGTAATAGCTTCTGTCAGGTGCAATTTTGATTAAAGTACTTGACACATGGACAAAAATAAATTATTATGTAAATAACAAGTCATTACTTTATCACTCTACAAAGATAAAGTAATTTAGATGGTTAGCGAGGTGCTTTGATGAAAAATTTACCTGATGGAGTACAGGATTTTTTGCCTGAGGAATTAAGATTTAAGCACAGTATAGAAAATATATTGAGAAAAACATTTGAATCGTCTGGATATGAAGAAATAATGCCTCCCACATTTGAATACATGGAAAATTTCAGTAATACTTCAGGCATTTTTTTTGACGAAAATAATCTTTATAGATTTTTT contains the following coding sequences:
- a CDS encoding GntR family transcriptional regulator translates to MLLRIEFESDIPIYMQIKNQIIEGIALGMLKEGDELPSIRQLASDFGINLHTVKKAYDILKDEGFLNVHRRKGYVVTKNATADDNFIESLKKEIHPILANAYCRGMTQDEILRICKEILEQFKNKV
- a CDS encoding DUF1648 domain-containing protein translates to MNTLYYINLLIPYVILIVIGSITPFITRRTIIFGVYVPKEFSSDREIQKIKRAYLVNFLVTSIVFLAFILSKINNINIAIGGIFIEIILMLMMYMRAHLQVAALKSEKEWSKGKKEIAVVDMDFRKEKVVVSPLWFLLPIAIIILTVAVGVYRYPNMSSRIPIHFDLQGIPDSYASKTIASVFSLSIVQVIMTILMFVSYKMIELAKQQIDPSNPEISKEKNLKFRRIWSGFVVFISILINVILMGTAFIVYGAIKDWQSKIAIFSILPGLIIAIAAIVVSVMTGQGGERIKIDRENNKPSSVDRDDDRYWKGGLIYYNPDDPALFVEKRFGVGWTVNFARPSIWVGIIVLILIIMSISMINVNVMK
- a CDS encoding YhfC family intramembrane metalloprotease; translated protein: MVNGLKIAFIIISIIFSILIPVFAVAYSYKRFKISFKALFTGALIFIVFALILESTLHSFIFKYTAIIHHPYAYAFYGACAAAIFEEFGRLIGFKTILKKYRNWKDGLSYGLGHGGTEAIIIGGISNINNLIYSFMINSGSLEALKAKLPFGTVDQIKNAIINTPSYMFLISGFERLFAFTLQIALSILVLYSVKSGRYKYFIYALLLHFITDIFAALYQAKVLKSIFVVEIIVFVIAVFSFVFIVKSKKIVEKIS
- a CDS encoding slipin family protein is translated as MDASVISILSTVFIVVFAIEAIWWIVWMAISVTRKIFANFYFMLVTFIIWGVIGIVTIIRMNPNNAIIDVILAIVPFIILPGMVKIITEYQRGVLFRFGKLSGLLGPGFNVIFPFGIDKVIKVDLRTFTIDVAKQEVITKDNVPVNVDAVVYFNVLDPILAITKVANYTQSTTLLGQTILRSILGQHELDEMLAKRAELNEKLRELLDEATDPWGIKVTAVEIKSIELPDTMKRAMAKQAEAERERRAKVIFADGEFQASQKLKEAAAVISAEPAALQLRYLQTLPEIAAEKNSTILFPIPIELFNIFTKLTESKKDE
- a CDS encoding endonuclease/exonuclease/phosphatase family protein gives rise to the protein MTYNIHGGKDIDDNLTIYGISNFIKQSKADVIGLQEVDTYLGRSYFLNEIKYLAKRLKMYYAFGPNIKIGLGSFGNGILSRYPIVKKNNYHLTSTGERRGVLSVLIELDSYRKIWFLTTHLGLNSKERVIQSQEILKIIKRLDYPVILTGDFNETPENEAYSIINHVLVDGAFSANSDYYSYLDGDEPVRIDYIMHSKDISVESIKAVDCNLSDHFPVIASVRCNFD